A DNA window from Castanea sativa cultivar Marrone di Chiusa Pesio chromosome 7, ASM4071231v1 contains the following coding sequences:
- the LOC142643351 gene encoding uncharacterized protein LOC142643351 has translation MAYRRSTASSIFDAFSLNPLPYPVLLILAVISVFLGTSWYFSYEEAVESAEEQMGWLLLATPIVLLILVRWLSSMENPDFLFSMSPWDRRRRTYNRPSEGSSPWGVAALIVLLLVMVQYRSVFTDGWLV, from the coding sequence ATGGCCTATAGAAGAAGCACAGCCTCCTCTATCTTTGATGCCTTCTCTCTAAACCCTCTTCCATACCCAGTTCTGCTAATTCTAGCAGTGATCTCAGTCTTTCTTGGCACCTCATGGTACTTCTCTTATGAGGAAGCTGTAGAAAGTGCTGAAGAACAAATGGGTTGGCTACTTTTGGCCACACCTATAGTGTTACTCATCCTAGTCCGGTGGTTGTCATCCATGGAGAATCCAGATTTTCTCTTTTCCATGTCTCCATGGGACCGGCGCCGGAGAACTTACAACCGGCCCTCGGAGGGAAGCTCACCATGGGGTGTTGCTGCTTTGATTGTGTTGTTGCTTGTTATGGTGCAATACCGGTCTGTCTTTACTGATGGCTGGTTAGTTTAG